One window of the Manihot esculenta cultivar AM560-2 chromosome 14, M.esculenta_v8, whole genome shotgun sequence genome contains the following:
- the LOC110600361 gene encoding putative leucine-rich repeat receptor-like serine/threonine-protein kinase At2g24130, producing MHFYAWKPVSSVLSSSKRMRSKTGSCKSSLFNFLSLIIVFLVVSGEENAQQLLVKERISLLSFKSSVVLDPEGALKSWNSSNIHVCNWTGVKCNNSSSQIVQLDLSGLSLRGRISPALANLSSLVILDLSANFFSGQIPAELGYLSKLRQLSLSWNLLEGKIPFELGFLHQLVYLDLGSNRLGGDIPEPIFCNGSSSLEYIDLSNNSLSGEIPLKVECALRDLRFLLLWSNKLVGHVPQALSNSSKLQWLDLESNKLSGELPCKVFNKMPQLQFLYLSYNDFVSHDGNTNLQPWLASLANSSSFQELELAGNNLVGEIPPIIGDLSTSLAQIHLDENLLYGSIPPEISKLVNLTLLNLSSNLLNGTIPPELCHLGKLERVYLSNNSLYGEIPAALGGIPHLGLLDLSKNKLSGSIPDSFANLSQLRRLLLYENQLSGTIPPSLGKCINLEILDLSHNQISGIIPSAVAGLRSLKLYLNLSSNHLEGPLPLELSKMDMVLAIDLSSNNLSGTIPTQLGSCIALESLNISGNMLEGPLPASIGQLPYLKQLDVSSNQLSGEIPKSLEESPSLKQLNFSFNKFSGNVSDKGAFFSLTIDSFLGNKGLCGTIKGMSRCRKKHAYLSFIFPVLLSLLFATPFLCMFLVFRSRFRRQLAIFNQKNLEDEDKETKELKYPRISYQQLIEATGGFSASSLIGSGQFGHVYKGVLQDNTRIAVKVLDSKAARELSGSFKRECQVLKRARHRNLIRIITICSKPDFKALVLPLMSNGSLERYLYPTNGLNHGLDLVQLVSICSDVAEGVAYLHHYSPVRVVHCDLKPCNILLDDDMTALVTDFGIARLVKGIDESSTSRNDSVSFSSTDGLLCGSLGYIAPEYGMGKQASTQGDVYSFGVLLLEIVAGKRPTDVLFHEGSTLHEWVRSHYPQKLDSIIERTILRIAPASIPAYCKKIWSVVIVELIELGLMCTQYNPSTRPIILDVAHEMARLKQFLSNPPSLLIEEEEKHHPS from the exons ATGCATTTCTATGCTTGGAAGCCAGTTTCTTCTGTCCTTTCTAGCTCAAAGAGAATGAGAAGCAAAACGGGTTCTTGTAAATCTTCCctgtttaattttctttctctgattattgTCTTCTTGGTGGTTTCTGGAGAAGAGAATGCTCAGCAACTACTTGTTAAGGAGAGAATTTCTTTGCTTTCTTTCAAATCCAGCGTCGTATTAGATCCTGAAGGAGCTCTTAAGAGCTGGAACTCCTCGAACATTCATGTATGCAATTGGACAGGAGTTAAATGCAACAACTCCAGCAGTCAAATAGTCCAGCTTGATCTTAGTGGCTTGTCACTTAGAGGCAGGATTTCTCCAGCTCTAGCTAATCTTTCTTCTCTGGTGATTCTTGATTTGTCAGCAAACTTCTTTTCAGGCCAAATTCCAGCAGAATTGGGGTATCTGTCCAAACTGAGACAACTCAGTTTGTCATGGAATCTTCTGGAAGGAAAGATTCCTTTTGAGTTGGGTTTCCTTCACCAATTAGTGTATCTTGATTTGGGAAGTAACAGGCTTGGTGGTGATATTCCTGAACCAATTTTTTGTAATGGGTCATCTTCTTTGGAGTATATAGACCTTTCCAACAATTCTTTGAGTGGTGAAATCCCTTTAAAGGTTGAATGTGCACTTAGAGATTTGAGATTTCTTTTGCTTTGGTCAAATAAACTAGTGGGTCATGTTCCTCAAGCTCTTTCCAACTCCTCAAAACTTCAATGGCTTGATTTGGAATCAAATAAGCTAAGTGGGGAATTGCCATGTAAGGTGTTTAATAAAATGCCACAGTTACAGTTCCTCTACTTGTCTTATAATGACTTTGTTAGCCATGATGGTAACACCAATCTTCAACCTTGGTTGGCTTCTTTAGCTAATTCCTCTAGCTTTCAAGAGCTTGAATTAGCAGGAAATAATCTCGTTGGAGAGATTCCTCCTATTATTGGTGATCTTTCTACCAGTCTTGCACAGATTCATCTAGATGAGAATCTTCTCTATGGCTCTATACCTCCTGAAATTTCAAAGCTAGTTAACCTCACCCTCTTGAACTTGTCTAGTAACCTTTTGAATGGCACCATCCCTCCTGAACTGTGTCACTTGGGAAAATTAGAGAGAGTTTATTTGTCAAATAATTCACTCTATGGTGAAATTCCTGCTGCTCTTGGTGGTATTCCCCATCTGGGTCTTCTTGATTTGTCCAAAAACAAGCTTTCAGGTTCAATTCCAGACAGTTTTGCTAATCTTTCCCAGTTAAGAAGACTCTTGCTTTATGAAAATCAGCTCTCAGGAACCATCCCACCAAGCCTGGGAAAATGCATCAATTTAGAAAtcctagacctttctcataatCAAATTTCTGGAATAATTCCAAGTGCAGTTGCAGGATTGAGAAGCTTGAAATTGTACTTGAATTTGTCTAGCAATCACTTAGAGGGTCCTTTACCACTAGAGTTGAGTAAAATGGATATGGTGCTAGCAATTGATCTATCTTCAAACAATCTCTCAGGCACCATTCCTACTCAGCTTGGAAGTTGCATTGCATTAGAGTCCCTTAACATTTCAGGCAATATGTTAGAAGGTCCTCTTCCTGCTTCAATAGGGCAGTTGCCTTATCTTAAGCAACTTGATGTTTCTTCTAATCAATTGAGTGGTGAAATTccaaagtctttggaggaatcCCCATCGCTCAAGCAGCTCAACTTCTCTTTCAACAAGTTCTCTGGCAATGTTTCTGACAAGGGTGCATTTTTTTCTCTGACAATAGACTCCTTCTTAGGCAATAAAGGCCTATGTGGCACAATAAAAGGCATGTCAAGATGTAGAAAAAAACATGCCTATCTTTCTTTTATCTTTCCTGTGCTCCTATCTCTACTGTTTGCCACTCCTTTCTTGTGTATGTTCCTAGTATTCAGGTCAAGATTCAGAAGGCAGTTGGCGATATTCAATCAAAAGAACTTGGAAGATGAGGATAAAGAAACAAAAGAGCTTAAGTATCCAAGAATCTCATATCAGCAACTCATTGAAGCTACTGGTGGATTTAGTGCTTCAAGCCTGATCGGTTCAGGCCAGTTTGGTCATGTCTACAAGGGAGTTCTTCAAGATAATACAAGGATAGCTGTCAAGGTATTGGATTCAAAGGCAGCCAGGGAACTTTCAGGAAGTTTCAAAAGAGAATGCCAAGTGCTAAAGAGGGCAAGACATAGAAATCTGATAAGAATCATCACAATATGCAGCAAACCTGACTTCAAAGCTCTTGTCCTTCCACTAATGTCAAATGGGAGCCTGGAGAGGTATCTTTACCCAACCAATGGATTAAACCATGGCTTGGATTTGGTTCAGTTGGTAAGCATATGTAGCGATGTGGCCGAAGGTGTGGCCTATTTGCACCATTATTCTCCTGTTAGAGTTGTGCACTGTGACCTGAAACCTTGCAATATTCTCCTGGATGATGACATGACTGCTCTGGTAACCGATTTCGGAATAGCAAGATTGGTTAAAGGAATTGATGAGAGTAGTACTTCAAGAAATGATTCAGTATCCTTTAGCTCAACAGATGGCTTGTTGTGTGGATCTCTTGGCTATATAGCTCCAG AATATGGAATGGGCAAGCAAGCTTCAACACAAGGAGATGTTTACAGTTTTGGGGTCCTCCTGCTAGAAATTGTAGCAGGAAAACGTCCCACAGATGTTCTTTTCCATGAAGGTTCAACCTTGCATGAGTGGGTGAGGAGTCACTACCCACAAAAGCTCGACTCGATTATTGAAAGAACAATACTTAGAATTGCTCCAGCTTCCATTCCAGCTTACTGTAAGAAAATATGGAGTGTTGTTATTGTGGAATTGATTGAGCTTGGTCTTATGTGCACACAATACAATCCTTCTACTAGACCAATCATATTAGATGTTGCCCATGAAATGGCTAGGCTAAAGCAGTTTCTTTCTAACCCTCCTTCACTGCttattgaagaagaagaaaagcatCATCCAAGCTAG